One Apium graveolens cultivar Ventura unplaced genomic scaffold, ASM990537v1 ctg2964, whole genome shotgun sequence genomic window carries:
- the LOC141700846 gene encoding uncharacterized protein LOC141700846: protein MANGMSQWQMPKFTKDNYENLCIRMKAILGANDVWEIVEKGLEVPENEANLNQVQQDQLQAQRKKDQKAIMIIHQCLDDSMLQKVASATTSKKVWDTLKSSFSGDAKVKRVRLQTLRGEFEALRMKESESISDYFSRVLTVVNQMKSNGEEVSDVRVIEKVLRSLNSKFDYKVVAIEESKDIDEMTIGELMRSLQAHEEKMLKKEPIEQALQSKLSFKDNNGRYMRSQRGLGQGRGRGFLYGQGRGHGQQREESQKYERLYEKRNSRGRGRGRVTPRYGKSNVKCYNCQKFGHYASECHASKNQGEEKSNFVEDKGNADEPTLLLAHK from the coding sequence ATGGCAAATGGAATGTCTCAATGGCAAATGCCAAAGTTCACCAAAGATAATTATGAGAATTTGTGCATTCGTATGAAGGCGATCCTTGGAGCAAATGATGTGTGGGAAATTGTGGAGAAAGGATTGGAGGTGCCCGAAAATGAAGCAAATTTGAATCAAGTTCAACAAGATCAACTTCAAGCCCAAAGAAAGAAGGATCAAAAGGCGATCATGATCATTCATCAATGTTTGGATGATTCTATGTTACAAAAAGTGGCTTCCGCAACAACGTCAAAGAAAGTTTGGGATACTCTCAAATCTTCTTTTAGTGGCGATGCTAAAGTAAAGAGAGTTCGGCTACAAACACTTCGTGGCGAATTTGAGGCTTTGCGAATGAAGGAATCCGAATCAATCTCGGATTATTTTTCAAGGGTCTTGACTGTTGTCAATCAAATGAAAAGCAATGGAGAAGAGGTAAGTGATGTTCGTGTTATTGAAAAAGTTCTTCGTTCACTTAACTCTAAATTTGATTACAAAGTTGTGGCAATTGAGGAGTCTAAAGATATAGATGAAATGACTATTGGTGAGCTTATGAGATCATTACAAGCCCATGAAGAAAAAATGTTAAAGAAGGAGCCAATTGAACAAGCCTTACAATCAAAGTTATCTTTTAAAGATAATAATGGAAGGTATATGAGGAGCCAAAGAGGTCTTGGACAAGGACGTGGAAGAGGATTTCTATATGGACAAGGAAGAGGTCATGGCCAACAAAGGGAGGAAAGTCAAAAGTATGAAAGATTGTACGAGAAAAGAAATTCAAGAGGCCGTGGAAGAGGAAGAGTTACACCAAGGTATGGCAagtcaaatgttaaatgctataattgtcaAAAATTTGGTCATTATGCTTCCGAGTGTCACGCTTCAAAAAATCAAGGGGAGGAGAAATCTAATTTTGTTGAAGATAAAGGCAATGCTGATGAGCCCACTTTGCTTCTAGCACATAAATGA